The Gemmatimonadaceae bacterium genome window below encodes:
- a CDS encoding ATP-binding protein, whose protein sequence is MTDVQHAAAETRRCSRSARCNFVDAKEDLLLIGPPGTGKSHCAKALALLAVQRGYKVLYREASAHRRSRRSARAGEICASTARN, encoded by the coding sequence TTGACTGACGTACAACACGCGGCTGCCGAAACGCGACGATGCTCGCGCTCGGCACGCTGCAATTTCGTCGACGCGAAAGAGGACTTGCTCCTGATTGGTCCACCCGGCACCGGCAAGAGTCACTGCGCCAAAGCGCTCGCGTTACTCGCCGTGCAACGGGGCTACAAAGTGCTGTATCGCGAAGCATCAGCTCATCGAAGATCACGCCGCAGCGCGCGAGCTGGGGAAATCTGCGCCAGTACCGCCCGCAACTGA